A stretch of Sinimarinibacterium sp. NLF-5-8 DNA encodes these proteins:
- a CDS encoding cyclic nucleotide-binding domain-containing protein, with protein sequence MTAETVDPVLFARFEPLSALRVDSRQELAHNSSIEVLQADQVLFRAAEPATRMLFVMDGTVEYRNASGAALGQVTAGSAAARHALAHQSPRRVSAYALTPVRCLSIDPSRLDILLTWDRTGSFELGELATAQISDDWMVRLLQIRSLRQIPPAHLQTLFQRMQPTRLAAGEVVIQQGAEGDFFYVLLEGRCIVTREQPGNKPVRLAELEAGACFGEEALMSEAPRNASVTALTACRLMRLSKDDFHSLLSKPLAQGITRAQAEQLIASGRARWLDVRLPAEYQHNGLPGALNLPLFMLRMKLSTLDPSVTWITTCDNGQRSAVAAFVLNQKGLNAVSLEAGLGHA encoded by the coding sequence ATGACCGCAGAAACCGTTGACCCTGTTTTGTTTGCCCGTTTCGAGCCGCTGAGCGCACTGCGCGTAGACAGTCGTCAGGAGCTGGCGCACAACAGTTCGATCGAAGTCCTGCAGGCAGACCAGGTGCTGTTCAGGGCTGCGGAACCGGCAACACGAATGCTGTTTGTCATGGATGGCACGGTTGAATACCGCAATGCCAGCGGTGCGGCACTGGGTCAGGTCACCGCCGGTTCTGCCGCCGCGCGCCACGCACTGGCGCACCAATCGCCGCGTCGGGTTTCAGCCTATGCGCTGACGCCGGTACGCTGCCTGAGCATTGACCCCTCCCGACTGGACATCCTGCTGACATGGGATCGCACCGGCTCATTCGAACTGGGTGAGCTGGCCACCGCGCAGATCAGCGATGACTGGATGGTGCGGCTGTTACAGATCCGCAGTCTCAGGCAAATCCCCCCGGCTCATTTGCAGACGCTGTTCCAGCGGATGCAGCCGACTCGACTGGCCGCAGGCGAGGTGGTGATCCAGCAGGGAGCCGAGGGCGATTTTTTCTATGTACTGCTCGAAGGTCGCTGCATCGTGACGCGCGAACAACCTGGCAACAAGCCGGTGCGCCTTGCCGAACTCGAAGCCGGTGCCTGCTTTGGCGAAGAAGCGCTGATGTCGGAGGCGCCGCGCAACGCCAGCGTCACCGCCCTCACCGCCTGTCGTCTGATGCGGCTGAGCAAGGACGATTTTCACAGTCTGCTGAGCAAACCGCTGGCGCAGGGCATCACGCGCGCGCAGGCCGAACAGTTGATCGCCAGCGGCCGCGCGCGCTGGCTGGATGTGCGGCTGCCTGCCGAGTATCAGCACAACGGGCTGCCGGGCGCGCTGAATCTGCCGCTGTTCATGCTGCGGATGAAATTGTCCACACTCGATCCTTCCGTCACCTGGATCACCACCTGCGACAACGGCCAGCGCAGCGCAGTCGCAGCGTTCGTGCTGAATCAGAAGGGACTCAACGCCGTATCGCTGGAAGCAGGGCTGGGGCACGCCTGA
- a CDS encoding PilZ domain-containing protein codes for MNGPSASSGQPAILTLNIKDKAALYSGYMPFIKNGGLFIPTTKEYRLGDEVFILLTLMEDPERLPVAGKIIWITPKGAQNKRPQGIGVQFSEQDGGVTQKKIEALLAGALGGERPTHTM; via the coding sequence ATGAATGGACCTTCTGCTTCGAGTGGCCAGCCGGCCATTCTGACGCTCAATATCAAGGACAAGGCCGCCCTGTATTCGGGCTATATGCCATTCATCAAAAATGGCGGGCTGTTCATTCCCACCACCAAGGAATACCGTCTTGGCGACGAGGTTTTCATTCTGCTGACCCTGATGGAAGACCCCGAGCGTTTGCCGGTGGCGGGCAAGATCATCTGGATCACGCCCAAGGGCGCGCAAAACAAGCGACCCCAGGGCATTGGCGTGCAGTTTTCCGAGCAGGATGGCGGCGTGACCCAGAAAAAAATCGAAGCACTGCTGGCGGGGGCACTCGGCGGCGAGCGTCCGACCCATACGATGTGA